The proteins below come from a single Miscanthus floridulus cultivar M001 chromosome 1, ASM1932011v1, whole genome shotgun sequence genomic window:
- the LOC136506264 gene encoding uncharacterized protein produces the protein MLRVVVSTLPALRPLLRRGPLLNHKPLLRSRLQPWPFRALSSSASPAAAASEVVAFEEHLTRCAAAGRAPLRVAVLVSGGVDSSVALRRLHAAGHHCTAFYLKIWFQEDFRNFWSECPWDEDLKYAQAVCDKIDVPLEVVHLSDEYWNHVVSHMINEYRCGRTPNPDVLCNTRIKFGAFLEAIENLGFDYIASGHYAHVVHPSAENTEAPSVLQLSKDKVKDQTYFLSHLSQSQLRRLLFPLGCITKDEVRRLATQMGLPNQGRKDSQGICFLGKVKFSEFVERHIGEMEGIILEAESGDYLGKHRGFWFYTIGQRQGLRLPGGPWYVVEKDVQNNVVFVSRNYYSLDKRRRTFRVGSLNWFDNSGPGNNEQLKCKVRHSPEFHDCTLIKEHTEENEDALVVHLSEDDQGLAGGQFAAFYSENSCLGSGIILDSWDKMSFPVCSRALEIAKLEDKSGLGKPVRILNLEHVVKPEKQEEIKVA, from the exons ATGCTGCGCGTCGTCGTCTCCACCCTCCCCGCCCTCCGCCCGCTCCTCCGGCGTGGGCCTCTGCTAAACCATAAACCCCTGCTCCGCTCGCGCCTTCAGCCGTGGCCGTTCCGCGCGCTCTCGTCCTCCGcgtcgcccgccgccgccgctagcgaGGTGGTTGCGTTTGAGGAGCACCTTACGCGGTGCGCGGCGGCGGGCAGGGCGCCGTTGCGGGTGGCGGTGCTGGTGAGCGGCGGGGTGGACAGCAGCGTCGCGCTCCGccgcctccacgccgccggccatcaCTGCACCGCGTTCTACCTGAAGATTTGGTTCCAG gaagattTCAGGAACTTTTGGTCCGAGTGCCCATGGGACGAGGATTTAAAGTATGCACAAGCTGTTTGTGACAAG ATTGATGTGCCATTGGAGGTGGTACATCTATCCGATGAATACTGGAACCATGTG GTGTCACATATGATCAATGAGTATCGCTGCGGTCGTACACCAAATCCTGATGTTCTGTGCAACACGAGAATAAAGTTTG GGGCTTTCTTAGAAGCTATTGAAAATTTGGGATTTGATTACATAGCTTCAGGACATTATGCACACGTAGTACATCCTTCCGCTGAAAATACTGAAGCGCCATCTGTACTGCAATTATCAAAGGACAAG GTCAAAGATCAAACCTATTTCCTCTCACATCTATCTCAATCTCAGCTTAGAAGGCTTCTTTTCCCACTAGGATGTATTACGAAG GACGAGGTTCGCAGACTGGCTACTCAAATGGGCCTTCCTAACCAAGGTAGGAAGGACTCACAAGGGATATGCTTTCTTGGAAAG GTCAAGTTTAGTGAGTTTGTTGAAAGACATATAGGAGAAATGGAAGGAATCATACTGGAAGCCGAGTCTGGAGATTACCTAGGGAAACACCGTGGGTTTTGGTTCTATACAATAGGTCAGCGGCAAGGATTACGGCTTCCTGGAGGACCTTG GTACGTTGTAGAGAAAGATGTTCAAAACAATGTGGTTTTTGTATCAAGGAATTACTATTCATTGGATAAGCGGAGGCGCACATTTCGTGTTGGATCACTAAATTGGTTTGACAATTCTGGACCTGGAAACAACGAGCAACTTAAATGCAAG GTGCGACATAGCCCTGAATTTCACGATTGCACTTTGATAAAAGAGCATACTGAAGAAAATGAGGATGCTTTGGTGGTGCATCTGTCCGAAGATGACCAGGGCTTAGCAGGTGGTCAGTTTGCAGCGTTCTATAGTGAAAATTCATGCCTGGGATCAGGCATCATTTTGGATTCATGGGACAAGATGAGCTTCCCTGTCTGCTCAAGGGCACTCGAAATCGCTAAATTGGAGGACAAATCGGGCTTAGGGAAGCCAGTAAGAATCCTGAACTTGGAACATGtcgtgaagccagaaaaacagGAGGAAATCAAAGTTGCCTGA
- the LOC136551668 gene encoding phosphatidylinositol/phosphatidylcholine transfer protein SFH13-like isoform X2: MSVRRRSASMEGLLTLDDRKERRSDVDNSEDERRRLSIGSLKKKALNASNKLTHSLKKRGKRKVEHRASSFTIEDVRDEQEERAVFTFQQELLNRNLLPDKHNDYHLLLRFLKARKFDTEKAIHMWAEMLQWRKEFGADTILEDFSFEELDDVLCYYPQGYHGVDRQGRPVYIERLGKVEPNKLMHITTVDRYMKYHVQEFERAFRDRFPACSIAAKRHIDSTTTILDVDGVGLKNFSKTARDMLSRMQKIDSDYYPETLHQMFVVNAGSGFKLLWNSVKGFLDPKTASKIHVLGTKFQNKLLEVIDASQLPEFLGGTCTCAAVGGCLRSNKGPWNDPNIMKLAHNKEEKFTRHTRRLSEIEQRRSSFARLHLLKGRNSDTSTVESGSEIDDLGSPMMRSTVGCSRLAPVREEMRAQDSAAYYSCDDHFVVVDKTVDYGRRGSMSDKTSASDVNTQVRPLDVSTAAHMAGPSSNRRGTVVPKEVSDEGAFHRFVRLLLAFIVKVFAFFHIVYSQQETRANNPLPLAEPEPISDDHPAVETFNVDHISLVIERLQRLEGKVYELGSKPPAIPMEKDQSLLDSWNRIKCIESDLERTKKVLQATVMKQMEIAESLEEVIRSNLRRRRFCA; the protein is encoded by the exons ATGTCAG TGCGCCGTCGGTCAGCAAGCATGGAAGGGCTGCTCACGCTTGATGACAGGAAAGAACGGAGATCAGATGTGGACAACTCAGAGGACGAGCGAAGGCGGCTATCTATCGGGTCACTGAAGAAAAAGGCACTGAATGCATCAAACAAGCTCACACATTCACTCAAGAAGAGGGGAAAAAGAAAGGTGGAGCATCGGGCATCATCCTTCACAATCGAAGATGTCAGGGATGAGCAAGAGGAGCGAGCCGTCTTTACCTTCCAGCAAGAACTTCTGAACAGGAACTTGCTGCCTGACAAGCATAATGATTATCACTTGTTGCTGAG GTTTTTGAAGGCTAGAAAATTTGACACTGAGAAAGCGATCCATATGTGGGCTGAGATGCTCCAGTGGAGGAAAGAGTTTGGagcagatacaatactagag GACTTCAGTTTTGAAGAGCTAGATGATGTGCTATGCTATTATCCTCAGGGCTACCATGGAGTTGACAGGCAGGGAAGACCAGTATACATTGAGAGATTAGGGAAAGTGGAACCAAATAAATTGATGCACATTACTACGGTTGATCGCTACATGAAGTATCATGTGCAAGAGTTTGAGAGAGCCTTCAGGGACAGGTTTCCTGCATGCTCTATTGCAGCAAAAAGACATATCGATTCTACAACTACTATACTAGATGTCGATGGTGTG GGTCTCAAGAACTTCAGCAAAACAGCAAGAGATATGTTAAGTAGAATGCAGAAGATTGACAGTGACTATTATCCAGAG ACGCTGCATCAGATGTTTGTTGTGAATGCTGGTAGCGGTTTCAAGCTACTATGGAATTCTGTGAAAGGCTTTCTTGACCCTAAAACTGCTTCGAAGATACAT GTTTTGGGAACAAAGTTTCAGAACAAACTTCTGGAAGTAATAGATGCAAG CCAACTTCCTGAATTTTTGGGGGGGACATGCACTTGTGCTGCTGTGGGAGGATGCCTGAGGTCTAACAAAGGTCCATGGAATGATCCAAATATTATGAAG cttgcacataacaAGGAAGAAAAATTTACAAGACATACCAGACGTTTATCCGAGATTGAGCAAAGGAGGAGTTCATTTGCTAGGTTACATCTTTTGAAG GGTAGAAACAGTGACACGTCAACTGTGGAGTCAGGGTCTGAAATTGATGATCTTGGTTCTCCGATGATGAGAAGCACAGTGGGGTGTAGTCGATTGGCCCCAGTTCGTGAAGAG ATGAGAGCTCAAGACTCTGCAGCTTATTACAGCTGTGACGATCACTTTGTTGTGGTGGACAAAACGGTTGACTATGGTCGAAGAGGATCAATGTCAGATAAAACCAGTGCTTCAGATGTAAATACTCAAGTTCGGCCACTGGATGTTAGCACAGCAGCACACATGGCTG GTCCCTCAAGTAACAGACGAGGTACAGTAGTACCTAAAGAGGTTTCAGATGAAGGAGCATTCCATCGCTTTGTCAGGCTACTTCTGGCTTTTATTGTCAAAGTCTTCGCCTTCTTTCACATAGTATATAGTCAGCAGGAGACGAGGGCCAACAACCCACTACCTCTGGCCGAACCAGAACCGATTTCTGACGATCATCCGGCAGTAGAGACTTTCAATGTAGACCACATCAGTCTGGTCATAGAGCGCCTTCAGAGACTTGAAGGGAAGGTCTATGAGCTTGGCAGCAAGCCCCCAGCGATTCCTATGGAGAAAGATCAATCCCTCTTGGATTCATGGAATAGGATAAAATGTATTGAATCTGACCTGGAGCGAACAAAGAAG GTGCTGCAAGCCACGGTGATGAAGCAAATGGAAATCGCTGAGTCGCTAGAGGAAGTGATTAGATCAAACCTACGT AGACGAAGATTCTGTGCGTAA
- the LOC136551668 gene encoding phosphatidylinositol/phosphatidylcholine transfer protein SFH13-like isoform X1, which produces MSVRRRSASMEGLLTLDDRKERRSDVDNSEDERRRLSIGSLKKKALNASNKLTHSLKKRGKRKVEHRASSFTIEDVRDEQEERAVFTFQQELLNRNLLPDKHNDYHLLLRFLKARKFDTEKAIHMWAEMLQWRKEFGADTILEDFSFEELDDVLCYYPQGYHGVDRQGRPVYIERLGKVEPNKLMHITTVDRYMKYHVQEFERAFRDRFPACSIAAKRHIDSTTTILDVDGVGLKNFSKTARDMLSRMQKIDSDYYPETLHQMFVVNAGSGFKLLWNSVKGFLDPKTASKIHVLGTKFQNKLLEVIDASQLPEFLGGTCTCAAVGGCLRSNKGPWNDPNIMKLAHNKEEKFTRHTRRLSEIEQRRSSFARLHLLKGRNSDTSTVESGSEIDDLGSPMMRSTVGCSRLAPVREEMQMRAQDSAAYYSCDDHFVVVDKTVDYGRRGSMSDKTSASDVNTQVRPLDVSTAAHMAGPSSNRRGTVVPKEVSDEGAFHRFVRLLLAFIVKVFAFFHIVYSQQETRANNPLPLAEPEPISDDHPAVETFNVDHISLVIERLQRLEGKVYELGSKPPAIPMEKDQSLLDSWNRIKCIESDLERTKKVLQATVMKQMEIAESLEEVIRSNLRRRRFCA; this is translated from the exons ATGTCAG TGCGCCGTCGGTCAGCAAGCATGGAAGGGCTGCTCACGCTTGATGACAGGAAAGAACGGAGATCAGATGTGGACAACTCAGAGGACGAGCGAAGGCGGCTATCTATCGGGTCACTGAAGAAAAAGGCACTGAATGCATCAAACAAGCTCACACATTCACTCAAGAAGAGGGGAAAAAGAAAGGTGGAGCATCGGGCATCATCCTTCACAATCGAAGATGTCAGGGATGAGCAAGAGGAGCGAGCCGTCTTTACCTTCCAGCAAGAACTTCTGAACAGGAACTTGCTGCCTGACAAGCATAATGATTATCACTTGTTGCTGAG GTTTTTGAAGGCTAGAAAATTTGACACTGAGAAAGCGATCCATATGTGGGCTGAGATGCTCCAGTGGAGGAAAGAGTTTGGagcagatacaatactagag GACTTCAGTTTTGAAGAGCTAGATGATGTGCTATGCTATTATCCTCAGGGCTACCATGGAGTTGACAGGCAGGGAAGACCAGTATACATTGAGAGATTAGGGAAAGTGGAACCAAATAAATTGATGCACATTACTACGGTTGATCGCTACATGAAGTATCATGTGCAAGAGTTTGAGAGAGCCTTCAGGGACAGGTTTCCTGCATGCTCTATTGCAGCAAAAAGACATATCGATTCTACAACTACTATACTAGATGTCGATGGTGTG GGTCTCAAGAACTTCAGCAAAACAGCAAGAGATATGTTAAGTAGAATGCAGAAGATTGACAGTGACTATTATCCAGAG ACGCTGCATCAGATGTTTGTTGTGAATGCTGGTAGCGGTTTCAAGCTACTATGGAATTCTGTGAAAGGCTTTCTTGACCCTAAAACTGCTTCGAAGATACAT GTTTTGGGAACAAAGTTTCAGAACAAACTTCTGGAAGTAATAGATGCAAG CCAACTTCCTGAATTTTTGGGGGGGACATGCACTTGTGCTGCTGTGGGAGGATGCCTGAGGTCTAACAAAGGTCCATGGAATGATCCAAATATTATGAAG cttgcacataacaAGGAAGAAAAATTTACAAGACATACCAGACGTTTATCCGAGATTGAGCAAAGGAGGAGTTCATTTGCTAGGTTACATCTTTTGAAG GGTAGAAACAGTGACACGTCAACTGTGGAGTCAGGGTCTGAAATTGATGATCTTGGTTCTCCGATGATGAGAAGCACAGTGGGGTGTAGTCGATTGGCCCCAGTTCGTGAAGAG ATGCAGATGAGAGCTCAAGACTCTGCAGCTTATTACAGCTGTGACGATCACTTTGTTGTGGTGGACAAAACGGTTGACTATGGTCGAAGAGGATCAATGTCAGATAAAACCAGTGCTTCAGATGTAAATACTCAAGTTCGGCCACTGGATGTTAGCACAGCAGCACACATGGCTG GTCCCTCAAGTAACAGACGAGGTACAGTAGTACCTAAAGAGGTTTCAGATGAAGGAGCATTCCATCGCTTTGTCAGGCTACTTCTGGCTTTTATTGTCAAAGTCTTCGCCTTCTTTCACATAGTATATAGTCAGCAGGAGACGAGGGCCAACAACCCACTACCTCTGGCCGAACCAGAACCGATTTCTGACGATCATCCGGCAGTAGAGACTTTCAATGTAGACCACATCAGTCTGGTCATAGAGCGCCTTCAGAGACTTGAAGGGAAGGTCTATGAGCTTGGCAGCAAGCCCCCAGCGATTCCTATGGAGAAAGATCAATCCCTCTTGGATTCATGGAATAGGATAAAATGTATTGAATCTGACCTGGAGCGAACAAAGAAG GTGCTGCAAGCCACGGTGATGAAGCAAATGGAAATCGCTGAGTCGCTAGAGGAAGTGATTAGATCAAACCTACGT AGACGAAGATTCTGTGCGTAA